A segment of the Dethiosulfovibrio peptidovorans genome:
GGGGTCGACGATTTCATCCATGTGAAGGTGGACTGCTTCAAGGTCTTGGAGTCCCTACAGAGAGCGGGAGGAATTCTCTGATGGCAGAAAAAATACAGCCCAACTTTGCGGACATTCCCTTCCGGCCCAGTCCCCAATGTCCTGTTGACATTGACGGCTGGAAGAAGGAGATTGAGGCCTCCACGGGGCAACCCTTCGAGACCCTCATGGCTCAAACGATGGAACAGATTAACATCAAGCCTCTCTATCGGCCGGATGACATGAACGAGGCTCAGCATCTGCCGTATATGGCAGGGATTCCGCCATTTCTTCGAGGTCCCTATTCCACCATGTACGTGACCCGTCCCTGGACGGTGCGCCAGTACGCTGGGTTTTCCACGGCCGAGGAAAGCAATGCCTTCTATCGAAGGAACTTGGCTGCTGGTCAGAAAGGGCTCTCCATCGCCTTTGACCTGGCTACCCATAGGGGGTATGATTCAGATCATCCCCGTGTCGTAGGCGATGTGGGGAAGGCCGGTGTGGCAGTAGACTCCATTCTGGATATGGAGATTCTCTTCTCTGGGATTCCCCTGGGACAGATGTCCGTCTCCATGACCATGAATGGGGCGGTGCTCCCGGTTATGGCTTTCTACATCTTGGCGGCCGAGGAGCAGGGAGTGGACCGAGCCCAGTTGAGCGGGACCATCCAAAACGACATCCTCAAAGAATTCATGGTTCGCAACACATACATCTACCCCCCGACAGCGTCAATGAGGATTATCGGGGATATTTTCTCATACACCTCTCAGTTCATGCCGAAATTCAACAGTATCAGCATCTCGGGGTATCACATGCAGGAAGCTGGGGCTACGGCGGACATCGAGCTGGGGTACACCCTGGCTGATGGACTGGAGTATATTCGAACCGGCATCAATGCTGGGCTTGATGTGGATAATTTTGCTCCTCGGCTCTCCTTCTTCTGGGCTATCGGTAAGAACTACTTCATGGAGGTGGCCAAAATGAGGGCCGCTCGTATGCTCTGGGCCAAGATCGTCAGGCAGTTCAACCCCCAAAAAACCAAATCCATGGCTCTGCGGACCCACTCCCAGACTTCGGGGTGGAGTCTTACGGCTCAGGACCCCTTCAACAACATTGCCCGAACCTGTGTGGAGGCGATGGCGGCGGCTCTGGGACACACCCAGTCGCTTCACACCAACGCCCTGGACGAGGCCATAGCTCTCCCTACCGACTTCTCAGCCCGAATCGCCCGGAACACCCAGCTCTACATTCAGGATGAGACGTCAGTCTGTAAGGTTATCGATCCCTGGGGCGGCTCTTACTACGTGGAGGCCCTTACCGACGAGCTTATCCGACGGGCCTGGGGCCATATCCAGGAAGTCGAGGATCTGGGGGGTATGTCCAAGGCTATCGACACGGGGTTACCCAAAATGCGTATTGAGGAGGCCGCCGCCAGGCGTCAGGCTCACATTGACTCGGGCAAGGAAAAGATCCTGGGGGTCAACTTTCACCAGCTCGAACAGGAAGACCCCATCGATATTCTGGAGGTTGACAACACCGTGGTCCGCCAGGCGCAGATTCGCCGTCTGGAGAAGCTCCGGGCAGAGCGGGACACCGAGAAAGTTAAAGAGGCTCTGAATGCCCTGACCAGGTCTATGGAGACCGGCGAAGGAAACTTGCTGGATCTTGCGGTGAACGCAGCCCGAGTCCGAGCGAGCCTCGGGGAGATCTCCGACGCTATCGAGACTGTCTGTGGACGGCACAAGGCCATCATCCGGTCCATCTCGGGAATCTATAGCTCAGAGTTTGCTGATGAGGACATCATCCAGGAAGTTCGGCTAATGACAGCTGATTTTGAGAAAAGGGAGGGGCGTCGCCCCCGTATCATGGTGGCTAAGATGGGCCAGGATGGCCACGATAGAGGTGCCAAGGTCGTGGCGACTGCCTACGCCGATATGGGATTTGACGTGGATGTCGGTGCTTTGTTCCAGACTCCGGCCGAGACGGCTCAGGAAGCGGTGGATAACGACGTTCATATCGTGGGTATGAGCTCTCTGGCAGCAGGACATAAAACCCTTCTTCCTCAGCTTGTGGAGGAGCTTAAAAAACGAGGGCGGGATGATATCATGGTCATCGCCGGAGGTGTCATACCCGCTCAGGACTATGATTATTTGAGAGAGCAGGGTGCTGCTGCTATCTACGGCCCCGGGACCATAATTCCAGCGGCCGCCAAGGAGATGCTGGAAATCCTGAACCAGCGTCTGGCCGAGGCGGAGTGGCCGTAAATGCCTCACGAAACCTACCGGCCCGATTGGGTTCCCGAAGGCGGGGGAGAGGGGTTCTCCTGTCGGGTCATGACCGGGGTGACGGAAAAGGACGGAGCGGGCCCCCTCAGGAAAGAGGCACCTCCGCCACGTAAAAACCTGACCCTGGACGACTACGAGGCGGGGATTCTCAATGGTGATCGTATGATCCTCTCCCGAGCTATCACCCTCATCGAGAGCAACGCTCCCCGCCACTTTGACGCCGCACAGGAGCTCGTTCAACGTATCCTTCCCCATACGGGCAGGGCCATTCGGGTGGGTATCACCGGCGTACCGGGAGCGGGGAAGAGCACCTTCATCGAGACACTGGGCTGCACTCTCTGTCGGGAGGATCACAAGGTGGCTGTTCTGGCGGTAGACCCCAGCAGCACCGTATCGGGAGGCAGTATCCTGGGTGACAAGACCAGGATGGAACAGTTAGCCCGAGAGACCAATGCCTTCATCAGGCCGTCTCCCTCCAGTGGTACTCTGGGCGGTGTTACCCGTAAGAGCCGGGAAACCCTTCTTCTGTGTGAGGCCGCAGGGTATGACGTCATACTGGTGGAGACCGTTGGAGTCGGCCAGAGCGAGACCACCGTCCGGTCCATGGTGGATTTCTTCATGGTTCTGGTTCTGACCGGTGCCGGCGACGACCTCCAGGGTATCAAGAAAGGGGTCATCGAGTTGGCCGATGCTATCGTGGTGAATAAGGCCGACGGTGATAACAAACGGCGTGCCATGATAACCAG
Coding sequences within it:
- a CDS encoding methylmalonyl-CoA mutase, whose amino-acid sequence is MAEKIQPNFADIPFRPSPQCPVDIDGWKKEIEASTGQPFETLMAQTMEQINIKPLYRPDDMNEAQHLPYMAGIPPFLRGPYSTMYVTRPWTVRQYAGFSTAEESNAFYRRNLAAGQKGLSIAFDLATHRGYDSDHPRVVGDVGKAGVAVDSILDMEILFSGIPLGQMSVSMTMNGAVLPVMAFYILAAEEQGVDRAQLSGTIQNDILKEFMVRNTYIYPPTASMRIIGDIFSYTSQFMPKFNSISISGYHMQEAGATADIELGYTLADGLEYIRTGINAGLDVDNFAPRLSFFWAIGKNYFMEVAKMRAARMLWAKIVRQFNPQKTKSMALRTHSQTSGWSLTAQDPFNNIARTCVEAMAAALGHTQSLHTNALDEAIALPTDFSARIARNTQLYIQDETSVCKVIDPWGGSYYVEALTDELIRRAWGHIQEVEDLGGMSKAIDTGLPKMRIEEAAARRQAHIDSGKEKILGVNFHQLEQEDPIDILEVDNTVVRQAQIRRLEKLRAERDTEKVKEALNALTRSMETGEGNLLDLAVNAARVRASLGEISDAIETVCGRHKAIIRSISGIYSSEFADEDIIQEVRLMTADFEKREGRRPRIMVAKMGQDGHDRGAKVVATAYADMGFDVDVGALFQTPAETAQEAVDNDVHIVGMSSLAAGHKTLLPQLVEELKKRGRDDIMVIAGGVIPAQDYDYLREQGAAAIYGPGTIIPAAAKEMLEILNQRLAEAEWP
- a CDS encoding methylmalonyl Co-A mutase-associated GTPase MeaB, which encodes MPHETYRPDWVPEGGGEGFSCRVMTGVTEKDGAGPLRKEAPPPRKNLTLDDYEAGILNGDRMILSRAITLIESNAPRHFDAAQELVQRILPHTGRAIRVGITGVPGAGKSTFIETLGCTLCREDHKVAVLAVDPSSTVSGGSILGDKTRMEQLARETNAFIRPSPSSGTLGGVTRKSRETLLLCEAAGYDVILVETVGVGQSETTVRSMVDFFMVLVLTGAGDDLQGIKKGVIELADAIVVNKADGDNKRRAMITRADYNQILHYLRPATEGWTTQAYTCSSLTGEDIDTIWDVVLRFRKKMEDSGFFQRRRSDQALQWVDTMVQEFLHHRIVQNPIIAQRREDIRALVERGETPPTKAARMMIDVMEDALFS